A region from the Kribbella shirazensis genome encodes:
- a CDS encoding helix-turn-helix transcriptional regulator: MHWCFRRNQPIGSMPRPSGIAGHPGIAYRGIRCERRARCLEGGLPLRSSRRPRLRGRRDECEKLERLVASARLGGHGVVVLRGAPGIGKSALLEYVAAVAADCRTLHVTGVESQMELAFAGLHEFCEPLLPMLDRLPAPQADALATAFGLRAGTPPDQFLVGLATSTLLSESAGERPLVCMIDDAQWLDHASARTLAFLARRLTSQAGVKAVALVVTIRAGETAEIWDGLPVVVLKGLRTPDAQAMLDSAVRGRIDARVRERILAEAHGNPLALLELPRWFSAAELSFGPALGSTVGRRSLTSRMEEGFLRRLELLPHESRLLLVIAAAEPLGDVRLLWRAAQSMGISVDAARPAETAGLIELRETVRFRHPLVRSVAYRSADVRERQAAHRALAAATDPLADPDRQAWHRASAATGPDEAVAAQLERSADRALAQGGLAAAAAFLERAAVLTPDAGDRVHRRLNAVQAMMHAGTLEAASRLLAVTEHGPLDDLQRARADVLRAQIGLTSGQGGAALPLLVNAARRLEVLDVELAMDSYVDAFTATWFAGHLATDPGARAVALMVRDVPEPSRPRRGDDLLRALAVLFGDGYQTAVPMLRSAIQAFDRDDIPVQEAVRFLWLATVVAIDLRDSQAWDRLASLHLQIARDSGAVSALPLALHSRIFVDLFSGDLPAAAALVQEAEAATDLAESRMTPYGAIGLAAFEGKTERATAFLAAARRDAAARGEGLGVSLIHWANAVLSNSHRHYPAALESARAAATHPEEMVVRSWSLAELVEAAARTGDSNTAAGAAEQLAESARASGTDWALGVAARSEAQLDGPRTEDLYREAVDRLARTNLRVETARTRLLFGEWLRRAGRRLESRVHLRSAHDALAAMGMEAFADRARRELGATGEIVHRQTGELQQELTAQELHIARLAADGLTNAEIASELYISPRTVEWHLRKVFTKLGVTARRQLTGALRGMSVGP, encoded by the coding sequence ATGCACTGGTGCTTCCGCCGAAATCAGCCGATCGGGAGCATGCCTCGACCGTCGGGGATCGCTGGACATCCGGGGATTGCGTACCGCGGAATCCGGTGCGAGCGTAGAGCGAGGTGCTTGGAGGGGGGCCTGCCGTTGAGAAGCAGCCGTCGGCCGCGCTTGCGCGGCCGACGCGACGAATGTGAGAAGCTCGAACGCCTGGTCGCATCCGCGCGTCTGGGCGGCCATGGAGTTGTGGTCCTGCGTGGTGCGCCCGGCATCGGCAAGAGCGCCCTGCTGGAGTACGTCGCGGCAGTCGCCGCGGATTGCCGCACGTTGCACGTCACCGGTGTCGAATCGCAGATGGAGCTTGCGTTCGCGGGGCTGCACGAATTCTGCGAGCCGCTGCTGCCCATGCTCGATCGACTTCCTGCCCCGCAGGCCGACGCGCTGGCGACCGCCTTCGGTCTCCGCGCCGGTACGCCACCGGACCAGTTCCTCGTCGGGCTCGCCACCTCGACCTTGCTGTCCGAAAGTGCCGGGGAGCGCCCGCTGGTGTGCATGATCGATGACGCCCAGTGGCTGGATCACGCCTCCGCGCGAACGTTGGCGTTCCTGGCTCGTCGCCTGACATCCCAGGCCGGCGTGAAGGCCGTCGCGTTGGTCGTCACGATCAGAGCAGGCGAGACCGCCGAGATCTGGGACGGACTGCCGGTCGTGGTGCTCAAGGGTCTGCGAACGCCGGACGCCCAAGCGATGCTGGACTCGGCGGTGCGTGGTCGTATCGACGCGCGCGTGCGGGAGCGCATCCTGGCTGAGGCGCACGGGAATCCTCTGGCCTTGCTCGAGCTGCCGCGATGGTTCAGCGCTGCCGAGCTCAGCTTCGGTCCGGCGCTCGGGAGCACGGTTGGCCGGAGGTCGCTGACCAGCCGGATGGAGGAGGGGTTTCTTCGTCGCCTCGAGCTGCTTCCCCACGAGTCGCGACTGCTACTGGTAATCGCGGCGGCGGAGCCGCTCGGTGATGTCCGCCTGTTGTGGCGTGCGGCCCAGAGCATGGGCATCAGCGTGGACGCCGCCCGCCCGGCCGAGACCGCAGGCCTGATCGAACTCCGCGAGACCGTGCGCTTCCGGCATCCTCTGGTGCGTTCGGTGGCCTACCGCTCGGCGGACGTGCGGGAGCGTCAGGCGGCACACCGGGCGCTGGCCGCGGCGACCGACCCGCTGGCGGACCCTGACCGGCAGGCTTGGCACCGCGCTTCCGCGGCGACAGGTCCGGACGAGGCCGTCGCGGCGCAACTCGAACGCTCCGCCGATCGTGCCCTGGCGCAAGGCGGACTGGCCGCGGCCGCCGCCTTCCTCGAGCGCGCCGCAGTACTGACGCCGGATGCCGGGGACCGGGTCCACCGACGATTGAACGCTGTCCAGGCGATGATGCACGCAGGCACCCTCGAGGCCGCGTCACGGTTGCTCGCAGTGACCGAACACGGACCTCTCGACGACCTCCAGCGCGCCCGCGCCGACGTTCTGCGCGCACAGATCGGGCTGACGAGCGGTCAGGGTGGGGCGGCGCTCCCGTTGCTCGTGAATGCCGCTCGTCGATTGGAGGTCCTTGACGTCGAGCTGGCCATGGACAGCTACGTCGACGCGTTCACCGCGACGTGGTTTGCCGGACACCTTGCCACCGATCCGGGCGCGCGGGCGGTCGCCTTGATGGTTCGCGACGTACCCGAACCGTCGCGGCCGCGCCGTGGGGACGACCTCCTCCGTGCACTCGCGGTGCTCTTCGGAGACGGTTACCAGACTGCGGTCCCGATGCTCCGATCCGCGATCCAGGCGTTCGACCGTGACGACATACCGGTGCAGGAGGCGGTCCGGTTCCTCTGGCTCGCGACGGTGGTCGCAATCGACCTGAGGGACAGCCAGGCATGGGATCGACTGGCCAGTCTGCACTTGCAGATCGCTCGGGACTCGGGTGCGGTGAGCGCATTGCCTCTGGCTCTCCATTCGCGGATCTTCGTGGACCTGTTCTCCGGCGATCTGCCCGCAGCGGCGGCTCTCGTCCAGGAGGCTGAGGCCGCGACCGATCTCGCGGAGTCGAGGATGACGCCGTACGGCGCGATCGGCCTGGCCGCGTTCGAGGGAAAGACCGAGCGTGCGACGGCATTCCTGGCGGCCGCGCGGCGTGACGCTGCCGCGCGTGGTGAGGGCCTCGGCGTGTCCCTGATCCACTGGGCGAACGCAGTGCTGAGCAACAGTCATCGGCACTACCCCGCGGCACTCGAATCCGCCCGTGCCGCCGCCACTCACCCTGAGGAGATGGTGGTCAGGTCGTGGAGCCTCGCGGAGCTCGTGGAGGCGGCGGCCCGCACCGGCGATTCGAATACGGCAGCAGGGGCCGCCGAACAACTCGCGGAGTCGGCTCGGGCGAGCGGAACGGACTGGGCGCTCGGCGTCGCGGCGCGTTCAGAGGCGCAACTCGACGGCCCCCGTACCGAAGACCTCTACCGGGAAGCGGTCGACCGTCTGGCGCGGACGAACTTGCGAGTCGAGACGGCCCGGACGCGATTGCTGTTCGGCGAGTGGCTGCGACGGGCCGGTCGCCGGCTGGAGTCACGTGTACATCTCCGATCCGCGCACGACGCCCTGGCGGCGATGGGGATGGAGGCGTTCGCGGACCGCGCGCGCCGCGAGCTTGGGGCCACCGGCGAGATAGTCCATCGGCAAACCGGTGAGCTCCAGCAGGAGCTCACGGCCCAGGAGTTGCACATCGCTCGCCTCGCAGCTGATGGCCTCACCAACGCCGAGATCGCCTCGGAGCTGTACATCAGCCCACGGACTGTCGAGTGGCACCTCCGCAAGGTCTTCACGAAGTTGGGTGTCACGGCCCGGCGGCAACTGACCGGCGCGCTGCGCGGGATGAGCGTGGGGCCGTGA
- a CDS encoding enoyl-CoA hydratase/isomerase family protein, translated as MNSLQFHVTEISDAFWRASFNNGPVNLIDLDTIEQLGDLVTRIEEAPALTVVVFDSPNVDFFMAHWDITADRARLATMKPGQTGLHPYADNLVRLSKVPAVTVAAVRGRARGAGSEFLLATDIRFASENAVIGQVDVGLGAVPGGGAMARLARLVGRARAAEIVLGADDFPAALAERYGYVNRVLPDNELDDFVDRFARRIAGFDKTVIVGAKALLDLASLPADEEFGPGMAALLRTAWRPANAARMRDLLDRGLQTPSGVELDLGRAVGEAVAPRGEAHADGRSPG; from the coding sequence ATGAACTCTCTGCAGTTCCACGTCACCGAGATCTCGGACGCCTTCTGGAGGGCGTCGTTCAACAACGGACCGGTGAACCTGATCGACCTCGACACGATCGAACAACTCGGCGATCTCGTCACACGGATCGAGGAAGCTCCCGCGTTGACGGTCGTGGTCTTCGACAGCCCGAACGTCGACTTCTTCATGGCGCACTGGGACATCACCGCCGACCGTGCTCGACTGGCCACGATGAAGCCGGGCCAGACAGGACTGCACCCGTACGCAGACAACCTGGTCCGGCTGAGCAAAGTCCCGGCAGTCACCGTCGCCGCAGTCCGGGGCCGCGCCCGCGGCGCAGGCAGTGAGTTCCTCCTGGCCACCGACATCCGGTTCGCGAGCGAGAACGCCGTCATAGGCCAGGTGGACGTCGGCCTGGGCGCGGTGCCCGGCGGCGGAGCGATGGCGCGGCTCGCGCGCCTGGTCGGCCGCGCGCGGGCCGCCGAGATCGTCCTCGGGGCCGACGACTTCCCGGCGGCCCTCGCCGAACGCTACGGCTACGTCAACCGGGTGCTTCCGGACAACGAACTCGACGACTTCGTCGATCGTTTCGCGCGCCGCATCGCGGGATTCGACAAGACCGTGATCGTCGGGGCCAAAGCTCTGCTGGACCTCGCGTCGCTGCCCGCCGACGAGGAGTTCGGACCGGGGATGGCCGCGTTGCTCCGCACCGCGTGGCGGCCGGCGAACGCCGCGCGGATGCGGGACCTGCTCGACCGCGGCCTGCAGACACCCTCGGGCGTCGAACTCGACCTCGGACGGGCTGTCGGGGAGGCCGTGGCTCCGCGGGGCGAGGCTCACGCCGACGGCCGGTCGCCCGGCTGA